One stretch of Streptomyces sp. NBC_01142 DNA includes these proteins:
- a CDS encoding helix-turn-helix domain-containing protein, translating into MDEKDGTDPKDPKETEPLRVGAAVRRRRRALGLTLAAVAARSGLSVPFLSQVENERARPSMRSLQRVADALETTAVQLLAASDPARTVDLVRADDSGFAPDPGVRALVRGHHQLHAMEFTGEQDAGREFQHRNDELMYVADGAAEVEAEGRAFRLAPGDSLFLSGGVRHRWRATAPETRILIVAVADHIEATEA; encoded by the coding sequence ATGGACGAGAAAGACGGCACAGACCCGAAGGACCCGAAGGAGACCGAACCGCTTCGGGTGGGCGCGGCTGTGCGCAGACGCCGGCGGGCTCTCGGCCTCACCCTCGCCGCGGTCGCGGCCCGCAGCGGCCTGTCGGTGCCCTTCCTCAGCCAGGTAGAGAACGAACGGGCCCGCCCCAGCATGCGCTCGCTCCAGCGGGTGGCGGACGCTCTGGAGACCACGGCCGTCCAGCTGCTCGCCGCCTCCGACCCGGCGCGCACCGTCGACCTCGTACGCGCCGACGACTCCGGGTTCGCGCCCGACCCGGGAGTACGCGCGCTGGTGCGCGGACACCATCAGCTGCACGCCATGGAGTTCACCGGGGAGCAGGACGCCGGCCGTGAGTTCCAGCACCGCAACGACGAGCTGATGTACGTCGCCGACGGCGCCGCCGAGGTGGAGGCGGAAGGCCGCGCCTTCCGGCTGGCGCCCGGGGACAGCCTCTTCCTCTCCGGCGGCGTACGGCACCGGTGGCGTGCCACCGCCCCCGAAACCCGCATCCTGATCGTCGCGGTCGCCGACCACATCGAGGCGACGGAGGCGTAG